Proteins co-encoded in one Methylobacterium sp. WL1 genomic window:
- a CDS encoding AMP nucleosidase, whose product MIERELRPMQAVADAESAVDRLVELYDGAADALRQALERYLAGGPPPDATERLAFRYPELRISYRPAGPLPRVRRATAKLQAAGTYATTVTHPAFFRLYLTRQLQPLIDDYGIQIEVGLSAQEIPYPYVLEAGLDARGSTVDGAELATYFPVPLLSLVGDEIADGTFDLVDGEPLPLALFDAVRVDYSLRRLVHYTGCDWREVQPWILLTNYHRYVDQFVRHGLERLASGAEGFERLVLPGGLSVSRAEAATADPAAVIAASPWHRHQMPAYHLVARGADGTMQGTTLVNIGVGPSNAKTITDHLAVLRPDCWLMVGHCGGLRQSQTIGDYVLAHAYLRRDRILDELVPPDVPVPALAEVQVALQSAAASVTGEQAEALKRRLRTGTVVTYDDRNWELRFSQERRRINQSRAIAVDMESGTVAAQGFRLRVPYGALLCVSDKPLHGEIKLPGAANAFYDRAVSEHLRVGLAALDALRADRHGLHSRKLRSFDEPPFR is encoded by the coding sequence ATGATCGAGCGGGAATTGCGGCCGATGCAGGCCGTGGCGGATGCGGAGAGCGCAGTCGATCGCCTGGTCGAGCTCTATGACGGCGCCGCCGACGCCTTGCGGCAGGCGCTGGAGCGGTACCTTGCGGGCGGTCCTCCGCCGGACGCCACCGAGCGTCTCGCGTTCCGCTATCCCGAATTGCGGATCAGCTATCGCCCCGCCGGCCCGCTGCCGCGGGTGCGCCGCGCCACCGCCAAGCTCCAGGCCGCCGGCACCTACGCCACCACGGTCACGCACCCGGCCTTCTTCCGCCTCTATCTCACCCGGCAGCTGCAGCCGCTGATCGACGATTACGGCATCCAGATCGAGGTGGGCCTGAGCGCACAGGAGATCCCCTATCCCTACGTGCTGGAGGCAGGGCTCGACGCGCGCGGGAGCACCGTCGACGGCGCCGAACTCGCGACCTACTTCCCCGTTCCGCTGCTGTCGCTGGTGGGCGACGAGATCGCCGACGGGACGTTCGATCTGGTGGACGGCGAGCCGCTGCCTCTGGCGTTGTTCGACGCGGTGCGGGTGGATTACTCCCTGCGCCGCCTGGTCCACTACACGGGGTGCGACTGGCGCGAGGTCCAGCCCTGGATCCTGCTCACCAACTACCACCGCTACGTCGATCAGTTCGTCCGGCACGGGCTGGAGCGCCTGGCTTCCGGCGCGGAGGGTTTCGAGCGGCTGGTGCTGCCCGGCGGCCTGTCGGTGAGCCGGGCGGAGGCCGCGACGGCCGATCCCGCCGCGGTGATCGCCGCTTCGCCCTGGCACCGCCACCAGATGCCGGCCTATCACCTCGTGGCGCGCGGCGCCGATGGCACCATGCAGGGCACGACGCTGGTCAATATCGGCGTCGGCCCCTCGAACGCGAAGACGATCACCGATCACCTCGCCGTCCTGCGCCCGGATTGCTGGCTGATGGTCGGCCATTGCGGCGGCCTGCGCCAGTCGCAGACCATCGGCGATTACGTGCTGGCCCACGCCTATCTCCGGCGGGACCGGATCCTCGACGAACTGGTGCCGCCGGACGTGCCGGTGCCGGCGCTCGCCGAGGTGCAGGTCGCGCTCCAGAGCGCCGCCGCCTCGGTGACCGGCGAGCAGGCGGAGGCTCTGAAGCGCCGGCTGCGCACCGGCACGGTGGTGACCTATGACGACCGCAACTGGGAGCTGCGGTTCAGCCAGGAGCGCCGGCGGATCAACCAGTCGCGGGCGATCGCGGTGGACATGGAGAGCGGCACGGTGGCGGCGCAGGGCTTCCGCCTGCGCGTGCCGTACGGGGCGCTGCTCTGCGTCTCCGACAAGCCGCTCCACGGCGAGATCAAGCTGCCCGGCGCGGCGAACGCGTTCTACGACCGGGCGGTGTCGGAGCACCTGCGCGTCGGGCTGGCGGCCCTCGACGCGCTGCGGGCCGACCGGCACGGGCTGCATTCGCGCAAGCTGCGCAGCTTCGACGAGCCGCCGTTCCGGTAA
- the tsaA gene encoding tRNA (N6-threonylcarbamoyladenosine(37)-N6)-methyltransferase TrmO, with translation MADLPAAFDAGLHFIGRLRTPWRTRRDCPKNGLQTDAVCTVEVDPAYAPGLLTITGCTHLILLYWMDQATRGLVVQQPRHADGPRGTFALRSPARPNPIALSVVALISRAGDTLQVRGLDCLDGTPLLDIKPYYATTDSRPEARVDRAGAEP, from the coding sequence ATGGCGGACCTGCCCGCCGCATTCGACGCCGGCCTCCACTTCATCGGCCGCCTCAGGACGCCGTGGCGTACGCGCCGGGACTGCCCGAAGAACGGGCTGCAGACCGACGCCGTCTGCACCGTCGAGGTCGATCCAGCCTACGCGCCCGGCCTGCTCACGATCACCGGCTGCACGCACCTCATCCTGCTCTACTGGATGGACCAGGCCACCCGGGGGCTCGTGGTTCAGCAGCCGCGCCACGCCGACGGGCCGCGCGGCACCTTCGCGCTGCGCTCCCCCGCCCGGCCCAACCCGATCGCGCTCTCGGTCGTCGCGCTGATCAGCCGCGCGGGCGACACCCTGCAGGTCCGCGGGCTCGACTGCCTGGACGGAACGCCGCTCCTCGACATCAAGCCCTATTACGCGACGACCGATTCGCGGCCCGAGGCGCGGGTCGACCGCGCCGGCGCCGAGCCGTGA
- a CDS encoding GDSL-type esterase/lipase family protein, with protein MRRGLLAILAALALLALGALAGWHLHKPAVDARAYAVMRGIAVQVSLDEAPQDYVFWAGDSQVELQPGSQRPCGLDLVNGGFSGATAAALLDHLAGLRFDHAPKVAALTIGTNDILAKNAPRSAEAASRFEAHVVALVKRLRAASPRVVVTALPPIGRESGRFLDAAAVPDYSHRLRALCTRLGCTFADPFATLRDGETGYAKPGALRDGLHLAAFRQAMAALEPVLCAR; from the coding sequence GTGAGGCGGGGCCTTCTCGCGATCCTCGCGGCGCTGGCCCTGCTGGCGCTGGGAGCCCTCGCCGGCTGGCATCTGCACAAGCCCGCCGTGGATGCCCGGGCCTACGCGGTGATGCGCGGCATCGCCGTCCAGGTCAGCCTGGACGAGGCGCCGCAGGACTACGTGTTCTGGGCCGGCGATTCCCAGGTGGAGCTGCAGCCCGGAAGCCAGCGGCCCTGCGGCCTGGACCTCGTCAACGGCGGCTTCAGCGGTGCGACCGCCGCCGCCCTTCTCGATCACCTCGCCGGGCTGCGATTCGACCATGCGCCCAAGGTCGCGGCCCTGACGATCGGCACCAACGACATCCTCGCGAAGAACGCCCCACGGTCCGCCGAGGCGGCTTCGCGGTTCGAGGCGCATGTGGTTGCCCTCGTCAAACGGCTTCGGGCGGCCAGCCCCCGCGTGGTGGTGACCGCCCTGCCCCCGATCGGCCGCGAGAGCGGCCGGTTCCTCGATGCGGCGGCCGTGCCGGATTATTCGCACCGGCTGCGCGCGCTCTGCACCCGCCTCGGCTGCACCTTCGCGGACCCGTTCGCCACGCTGCGCGACGGCGAGACCGGCTACGCCAAGCCCGGAGCGCTCCGGGACGGTCTGCACCTGGCGGCGTTCCGGCAGGCGATGGCGGCGCTGGAGCCGGTGCTGTGCGCGCGGTGA
- a CDS encoding LysE/ArgO family amino acid transporter produces the protein MFDVYLTGFSVSAGLILAIGAQNAFVLRQGLRGEHVALVCATCAASDALLILVGVTSFKSLVVFAPWLRPAMLYAGAAFLIWYGARSLRSAFAATEALRPAPGSAAGLGRTLATCLALTWLNPHVYLDTLLLIGSISTRFPGQEPAFAAGAMSASVAFFFALGYGAAILRPLFAKPAAWRVLEGVIAITMWVIAAELLLSGGS, from the coding sequence GTGTTCGACGTCTATCTGACCGGGTTCTCCGTCAGCGCCGGCCTGATCCTGGCCATCGGTGCCCAGAACGCCTTCGTGCTGCGGCAGGGCCTGCGCGGCGAGCATGTCGCGCTGGTCTGCGCCACGTGCGCGGCGTCCGACGCGCTCCTGATCCTGGTCGGCGTGACCAGCTTCAAGAGCCTCGTGGTCTTCGCCCCGTGGCTGCGGCCGGCGATGCTGTATGCCGGCGCGGCCTTCCTGATCTGGTACGGCGCGCGCAGCCTCCGGTCGGCCTTCGCAGCCACCGAGGCGTTGCGGCCGGCCCCGGGATCCGCCGCCGGCCTCGGGCGGACGCTCGCGACCTGCCTCGCGCTGACCTGGCTCAACCCGCACGTCTATCTCGATACGCTGCTGCTGATCGGATCGATCTCGACGCGCTTCCCCGGCCAGGAACCCGCCTTCGCGGCGGGCGCGATGAGCGCCTCGGTCGCGTTCTTCTTCGCGCTGGGCTACGGCGCCGCGATCCTCCGGCCCCTGTTCGCCAAGCCGGCCGCGTGGCGCGTGCTCGAAGGCGTGATCGCGATCACCATGTGGGTGATCGCGGCCGAGCTGCTGCTGAGCGGGGGTTCATAG
- the guaA gene encoding glutamine-hydrolyzing GMP synthase, translated as MNTDHDKILIVDFGSQVTQLIARRVREEGVYCEIVPFTKAEAAFREQKPKGVILSGGPESVTVEASPRAPQLVFESGVPVFGICYGQQTMAAQLGGAVEGGHHAEFGRAEVEILADCPLFNGVWHTGEKYPVWMSHGDRVTKLPDGFTTVAISKNAPFAAVADAARNYYAVQFHPEVAHTPHGALLIRNFVRDIAGCSGDWTMGAYREEAIAKIREQVGAEKVICGLSGGVDSAVAAVLIHEAIGDQLTCVFVDHGLLRLGEAEQVVALFRDHYNIPLVHVEASGMFLSALEGVSDPEVKRKTIGRLFIDVFEAESKKIGGAAFLAQGTLYPDVIESVSFTGGPSVTIKSHHNVGGLPERMNMKLVEPLRELFKDEVRVLGKELGLPDAFVGRHPFPGPGLAIRCPGTITTEKLEALRKADAIYLDEIRQAGLYDTIWQAFAVILPVKTVGVMGDGRTYDHVCALRAVTSVDGMTADFYPFDMAFLGRVATRIINEVKGINRVTYDITSKPPGTIEWE; from the coding sequence ATGAACACCGACCACGACAAGATCCTGATCGTCGATTTCGGCTCTCAGGTGACCCAGCTCATCGCCCGGCGGGTGCGGGAGGAGGGGGTCTATTGCGAGATCGTCCCATTCACGAAGGCTGAGGCCGCGTTTCGCGAGCAGAAGCCGAAGGGCGTGATCCTCTCCGGCGGCCCCGAATCGGTGACCGTCGAGGCGAGCCCCCGGGCGCCGCAGCTCGTGTTCGAATCGGGCGTCCCGGTCTTCGGCATCTGCTACGGCCAGCAGACCATGGCGGCCCAGCTCGGCGGCGCGGTCGAGGGCGGGCACCACGCCGAGTTCGGCCGGGCCGAGGTCGAGATCCTGGCCGATTGCCCGCTGTTCAACGGCGTCTGGCATACGGGCGAGAAATATCCGGTTTGGATGAGCCACGGCGATCGGGTCACCAAGCTCCCGGACGGCTTCACCACCGTGGCGATCTCGAAGAACGCCCCCTTCGCGGCCGTGGCCGACGCGGCGCGCAACTACTACGCGGTGCAGTTCCACCCCGAGGTGGCCCACACCCCGCACGGCGCCCTGCTGATCCGCAACTTCGTGCGCGACATCGCCGGCTGTTCCGGCGACTGGACCATGGGCGCCTACCGCGAGGAGGCGATCGCCAAGATCCGCGAACAGGTCGGCGCGGAGAAGGTGATCTGCGGCCTGTCCGGCGGGGTCGATTCGGCCGTCGCCGCGGTGCTGATACACGAGGCGATCGGCGATCAGCTGACCTGCGTGTTCGTCGATCACGGACTGCTCCGCCTGGGCGAGGCCGAGCAGGTCGTGGCGCTGTTCCGGGACCATTACAACATCCCGCTGGTCCACGTTGAGGCGAGCGGCATGTTCCTCTCGGCGCTCGAGGGCGTCAGCGACCCGGAGGTCAAACGGAAGACGATCGGCCGCCTGTTCATCGACGTGTTCGAAGCGGAATCGAAGAAGATCGGCGGCGCGGCGTTCCTGGCGCAGGGCACGCTCTACCCGGACGTGATCGAGAGCGTGTCGTTCACCGGCGGTCCGTCGGTGACGATCAAGAGCCACCACAATGTCGGCGGCCTGCCCGAGCGCATGAACATGAAGCTCGTGGAGCCGCTGCGCGAGCTGTTCAAGGACGAGGTCCGGGTGCTCGGCAAGGAACTCGGCCTGCCCGACGCCTTCGTCGGCCGCCATCCGTTCCCGGGTCCCGGCCTGGCCATCCGCTGCCCCGGCACGATCACGACGGAGAAGCTCGAGGCCCTGCGCAAGGCCGATGCAATCTATCTCGACGAGATCCGCCAGGCCGGCCTCTACGACACGATCTGGCAGGCCTTCGCGGTGATCCTCCCGGTGAAGACGGTGGGCGTGATGGGCGACGGCCGCACCTATGACCACGTCTGCGCCCTGCGCGCCGTGACCTCGGTGGACGGCATGACCGCCGACTTCTACCCGTTCGACATGGCCTTCCTGGGCCGGGTCGCAACCCGGATCATCAACGAGGTGAAGGGCATCAACCGGGTGACCTACGACATCACCTCGAAGCCGCCCGGCACGATCGAGTGGGAGTGA
- a CDS encoding MFS transporter, which yields MPETSAPRGPLARLIDIRPGEGQALAWSWAYIFSILAAYYVLRPIRDQMGVAGGIENLPWLFTATLVGMLALNLPFAYLVKRMPRARFVPITYRFFAANILAFALALYLAPPDWGIWIGRVFFVWLSIFNLFVVSIFWATIVDVFSNDQSKRLFGFIAAGATVGAITGSATTAILAKNVPTWGLMLCAVLLLEVAVFCMRGLASLSARLHAVPGSETVSDGQDRTIGGSVLAGVTRTLASPYLLNISLFLLLFSVTSTFLYFEQAGIAKRSFPDRGAQTAFFASVDLAVNVLTLGVQLFLTGRIVKRLGVGITLALLPAFSVLGFAALAVSPTIGVIVAFQVLRRAGNFAIARPIREVLFTVVPREDRYKAKSFIDTVVYRLGDQVGAWSFTGIQGLGLGSTGIAGAAVPLSVAWLLNSLWLGRAQDRRQAALDEPAPDPAALPRAAP from the coding sequence GTGCCTGAAACATCCGCGCCCCGCGGCCCGCTCGCGCGCCTGATCGACATCCGGCCCGGCGAGGGCCAGGCGCTCGCCTGGTCCTGGGCCTATATCTTCTCGATCCTGGCCGCCTACTACGTGCTGCGCCCGATCCGCGACCAGATGGGCGTGGCCGGGGGCATCGAGAACCTGCCGTGGCTCTTCACGGCGACGCTGGTCGGCATGCTCGCCCTGAACCTGCCCTTCGCCTACCTGGTGAAGCGCATGCCGCGGGCGCGGTTCGTGCCGATCACCTACCGGTTCTTCGCCGCCAACATCCTGGCCTTCGCGCTGGCCCTGTACCTGGCCCCGCCCGATTGGGGCATCTGGATCGGCCGGGTGTTCTTCGTCTGGCTGTCGATCTTCAACCTGTTCGTGGTCTCGATCTTCTGGGCCACCATCGTCGACGTCTTCTCGAACGACCAGAGCAAGCGCCTGTTCGGCTTCATCGCGGCCGGCGCGACCGTGGGGGCTATCACGGGCTCGGCCACCACCGCGATCCTCGCCAAGAACGTGCCGACCTGGGGCCTGATGCTCTGCGCGGTGCTGCTGCTCGAAGTCGCGGTGTTCTGCATGCGCGGGCTGGCGTCCCTGTCGGCGCGGCTCCACGCCGTTCCGGGCAGCGAGACCGTCAGCGACGGGCAGGACCGCACCATCGGCGGCAGCGTGCTGGCGGGCGTGACCCGCACCCTGGCGTCGCCCTACCTGCTCAACATCTCGCTGTTCCTCCTGCTGTTCTCGGTGACCTCGACCTTCCTGTATTTCGAGCAGGCCGGCATCGCCAAGCGGAGCTTCCCGGACCGGGGCGCACAGACCGCGTTCTTCGCCAGCGTCGATCTCGCGGTGAACGTGCTGACCCTCGGCGTGCAGCTGTTCCTGACCGGGCGGATCGTCAAGCGGCTCGGCGTTGGGATCACCCTGGCGCTGCTGCCGGCCTTCAGCGTGCTGGGCTTCGCCGCGCTCGCCGTCTCGCCCACCATCGGGGTGATCGTGGCGTTCCAGGTCCTGCGCCGGGCCGGAAATTTTGCGATTGCCCGCCCGATCCGGGAAGTCCTGTTCACCGTGGTTCCGAGGGAAGATCGCTACAAGGCCAAGAGCTTCATCGACACGGTGGTCTATCGCCTGGGCGATCAGGTCGGGGCGTGGTCGTTCACCGGAATCCAGGGGCTCGGCCTCGGCAGCACCGGGATCGCCGGGGCGGCGGTACCGCTCTCGGTGGCCTGGCTGCTCAACAGCCTATGGCTCGGCCGGGCCCAGGATCGCCGTCAGGCTGCACTGGACGAGCCTGCACCAGACCCCGCTGCCTTGCCACGCGCCGCGCCGTAA
- a CDS encoding NADPH-dependent F420 reductase has translation MRSDRTTRRAALALAAVLITATAVPALAQESAKKIRIGVIGAGNIGGTIGGLWVKDGHEVMFASRHPETLAPMIAELGPKAKAGTPEEAIKFGEAVFVAVPYKAYPDLAKDLAASLSGKVVLDAGNATQKRDGALYDEVQANGIGATSAKYLPGAEVVRAFNAANYKVFAKAGANGGQDRQGGRMAIPIAGDDPAALKVAEGLVRDAGFDPVVVGPLKDADKFAMGSPGFGHEATAPELREKLGLGK, from the coding sequence ATGCGGTCTGATCGCACCACGCGGCGCGCTGCGCTCGCCCTCGCCGCCGTCCTCATTACGGCCACCGCGGTTCCGGCCCTGGCGCAAGAGAGTGCCAAGAAAATACGGATCGGGGTGATCGGGGCCGGCAACATCGGCGGTACCATCGGCGGCCTCTGGGTGAAGGACGGCCACGAGGTGATGTTCGCCTCGCGCCATCCAGAGACCCTGGCGCCGATGATCGCGGAGCTCGGACCCAAGGCCAAGGCCGGGACGCCGGAAGAGGCGATCAAGTTCGGTGAGGCGGTGTTCGTCGCCGTGCCCTACAAGGCCTATCCCGACCTCGCGAAGGATTTGGCGGCGTCACTCTCCGGCAAGGTCGTGCTCGACGCCGGCAACGCCACGCAGAAGCGCGACGGCGCGCTCTACGACGAGGTTCAGGCGAACGGCATCGGGGCGACCTCGGCCAAGTATCTGCCGGGCGCCGAGGTGGTCCGGGCCTTCAACGCGGCCAACTACAAGGTGTTCGCGAAGGCGGGTGCGAATGGCGGCCAGGACCGCCAGGGCGGCCGGATGGCGATCCCGATCGCCGGCGACGATCCCGCGGCGCTGAAGGTGGCCGAGGGCCTTGTGCGCGATGCCGGCTTCGATCCGGTCGTCGTCGGCCCGCTCAAGGACGCCGACAAGTTCGCCATGGGGTCACCCGGCTTCGGTCACGAGGCCACCGCCCCGGAGTTGCGCGAGAAGCTCGGGCTGGGGAAGTGA
- a CDS encoding aldo/keto reductase has protein sequence MPLSRRAVIAAATLAPLAGRLSWATEPLIRRPIPSTGEMLPAMGIGTSRRYEVEPNAEAVAPLKAAVQAFVSLGGTVIDTAPSYGTAEDVLGLILAEPGLREKLFLASKVDTQGRDATRAEFERSLKRMKVESLDLVAVHNLIDVDANLAVLRDLKGTKRIRYVGVTVWRDGQLDALEAVMKRETLDFIQVNYAIDNRAAAERILPLAADKGVAVMTNVPFGRDRLFKAVQGKELPAVAKDLGCTSWPQVFLKYVLGHPAVTCPIPGMAKVAYVEDNLAAARGPLPDAAQRKQMETFIDAV, from the coding sequence ATGCCCCTATCCCGTCGCGCCGTCATCGCGGCTGCCACTCTGGCGCCGCTCGCCGGCCGCCTGTCCTGGGCCACGGAGCCACTGATCCGAAGGCCGATCCCATCGACTGGCGAGATGCTGCCGGCGATGGGGATCGGCACCTCCCGGCGCTACGAGGTCGAACCGAATGCCGAGGCGGTCGCGCCCCTGAAGGCGGCGGTGCAGGCTTTCGTGTCGCTCGGCGGCACGGTGATCGACACGGCGCCGAGCTACGGCACCGCCGAGGACGTGCTGGGCCTGATCCTGGCCGAGCCCGGCCTGCGCGAGAAGCTGTTCCTGGCTAGCAAGGTCGACACGCAGGGTCGCGATGCGACGCGCGCGGAGTTCGAGCGGTCGCTGAAGCGGATGAAGGTCGAAAGCCTCGATCTGGTGGCGGTCCACAACCTGATCGACGTGGACGCGAATCTCGCGGTCCTGCGCGACCTGAAGGGTACCAAGCGGATTCGCTATGTCGGCGTCACAGTCTGGCGGGACGGCCAACTCGACGCCCTCGAGGCGGTGATGAAGCGCGAGACGCTCGACTTCATCCAGGTGAACTACGCCATCGACAACCGGGCCGCGGCCGAGCGCATTCTCCCGCTCGCCGCCGACAAGGGCGTGGCCGTGATGACCAACGTGCCGTTCGGCCGGGATCGCCTGTTCAAGGCGGTGCAGGGCAAGGAGCTGCCCGCGGTGGCCAAGGATCTCGGCTGCACCAGCTGGCCCCAGGTCTTCCTGAAATACGTGCTCGGCCATCCCGCCGTGACATGCCCGATCCCCGGCATGGCCAAGGTGGCCTATGTCGAGGACAACCTTGCCGCCGCCCGGGGCCCGCTCCCCGACGCGGCTCAGCGTAAGCAGATGGAGACCTTCATCGATGCGGTCTGA
- a CDS encoding CHRD domain-containing protein produces the protein MTRLSRTGLIALLAWSVPLATSAVQAAGAGTPYAATLNGGSEVPATDSKGTGSITATYDPATKHLSWNGTYSGLTGPVTAAHFHGPAAAGANAGVLVPVTATSSPFSGEATLDDSKAADLEAGKLYFNLHTAANPKGEIRGQVERAH, from the coding sequence ATGACACGCCTGTCCAGAACCGGTCTGATCGCCCTCCTCGCATGGTCCGTGCCGCTGGCGACCTCCGCGGTCCAAGCGGCCGGCGCCGGCACCCCGTACGCGGCGACGCTGAACGGCGGCAGCGAGGTGCCGGCGACCGATTCGAAGGGCACCGGCAGCATCACGGCGACCTACGATCCGGCCACCAAGCACCTGAGCTGGAACGGGACCTACAGTGGCTTGACCGGCCCGGTCACCGCCGCGCATTTCCATGGCCCGGCCGCCGCAGGCGCGAATGCCGGCGTCCTGGTGCCCGTGACCGCCACCAGCAGCCCGTTCTCCGGCGAGGCCACCCTCGACGATTCCAAGGCCGCCGACCTCGAAGCCGGCAAGCTCTACTTCAACCTCCACACCGCGGCGAATCCGAAGGGGGAGATCCGGGGGCAGGTCGAGCGCGCGCACTGA
- a CDS encoding oligopeptide transporter, OPT family: MAVTDAGAPAGGHGREITARGIVLGALITVVFMAANIYLGLKTGMTFSSSIPAALISMGALRLVGGAGILETNIVQTQASAAGTLCNVILVLPGLVLIGHWHGFPFWETSLVCLIGGWLGVAFSIPLRRALVTGSDLPYPEGVAAAEVLRAGHADSEGSASDEHGLTTLLTAAAGSGLVAFATSGLRILAEGVLTAFSLGGAVFSIGSGFSLALVGVGYLVGIGACLALLTGVVIAWGIMVPVLTALTPQPGLEPGAAAQAIWSGQVRLVGAGIIAVGGFWTVATLVRPIARSIRVGLAAGNPAHSAARQDRDLPLPLVGGAALALCVPLGALFAGFAADLGIAGPMLAAVVAAGLLFCLVFGAAMAAVCGYLAGLLGSSTSPISGIGILTAMVGAALLPLVLGPAGTPEARRVTVALVLLAASVIVTAASIANDNLQDLKTGQIVDATPWRQQLVLIVGVAVGSLVIVPLLSLLYGAYGFVGSMPRPGMDPALALTVPQAALVTQIADGIVARTLPWPMLLIGCGLGAVMVALEVALKRRAFSFPALTVGIGMYLPLSVEMTIGLGGLLGFLCARALRRRGAGPEDLEASRRRGVLIASGFLVGESFVGIGLTAVDAASGHSSTLSLVGPDFAQAATYLGAAVFAVGLFATARFIRGPVAVSSQRRPVGAPNFRA, encoded by the coding sequence ATGGCGGTCACGGACGCGGGCGCCCCGGCGGGCGGGCATGGGCGGGAGATCACGGCCCGCGGGATCGTGCTCGGCGCGCTGATCACGGTCGTCTTCATGGCCGCCAACATCTATCTCGGCCTGAAGACCGGGATGACGTTCTCGTCCTCGATCCCGGCGGCGCTGATCTCGATGGGCGCCCTGCGCCTCGTCGGCGGCGCCGGCATCCTCGAGACCAACATCGTCCAGACCCAGGCCTCGGCGGCCGGCACCCTGTGCAACGTGATCCTGGTTCTTCCGGGCCTCGTCCTGATCGGGCACTGGCACGGCTTCCCGTTCTGGGAGACCAGCCTGGTCTGCCTGATCGGCGGGTGGCTCGGCGTCGCCTTCTCGATTCCCCTGCGCCGGGCGCTGGTCACCGGAAGCGACCTCCCCTACCCCGAGGGTGTCGCCGCCGCCGAAGTGCTGCGCGCCGGCCATGCCGATTCCGAAGGTTCCGCTTCCGATGAGCACGGCCTCACGACCCTGCTGACCGCGGCCGCCGGCTCCGGCCTCGTCGCCTTCGCCACCAGCGGCCTGCGCATCCTGGCCGAGGGCGTGCTCACCGCCTTCAGCCTGGGCGGCGCGGTGTTCAGCATCGGCAGCGGCTTTTCCCTGGCCCTGGTCGGTGTCGGCTACCTCGTCGGGATCGGCGCCTGCCTGGCCCTGCTCACCGGCGTGGTCATTGCCTGGGGCATCATGGTCCCGGTTTTGACCGCCCTGACGCCCCAGCCCGGGCTGGAGCCCGGCGCGGCCGCGCAGGCGATCTGGTCCGGGCAGGTCCGGCTCGTCGGCGCCGGCATCATCGCGGTCGGCGGGTTCTGGACCGTGGCCACGCTGGTCCGGCCGATCGCCCGCAGCATCCGGGTGGGGCTTGCCGCCGGCAACCCGGCGCATTCTGCAGCCCGGCAGGACCGCGACCTGCCGCTGCCGCTGGTGGGCGGCGCCGCGCTGGCCCTGTGCGTGCCGCTCGGCGCGCTGTTCGCCGGCTTCGCGGCCGATCTCGGCATCGCCGGCCCGATGCTCGCCGCCGTGGTGGCGGCCGGGCTGCTGTTCTGCCTCGTGTTCGGCGCCGCCATGGCGGCGGTCTGCGGCTACCTCGCCGGCTTGCTCGGCTCCTCGACAAGCCCGATCTCCGGGATCGGGATCCTCACCGCCATGGTCGGCGCCGCCCTGCTGCCGCTGGTGCTCGGCCCCGCCGGAACCCCGGAGGCCCGGCGCGTCACCGTCGCGCTGGTGCTGCTGGCGGCCTCGGTGATCGTCACCGCGGCGTCGATCGCCAACGACAACCTGCAGGACCTCAAGACCGGCCAGATCGTCGATGCCACGCCGTGGCGTCAGCAGCTGGTACTGATCGTCGGCGTCGCCGTCGGCTCCCTGGTGATCGTGCCGCTGCTGTCGCTGCTCTACGGCGCCTACGGATTCGTCGGCTCGATGCCGCGCCCCGGCATGGACCCGGCGCTGGCGCTCACCGTGCCGCAGGCCGCCCTGGTCACCCAGATCGCGGACGGCATCGTGGCCCGCACCCTGCCCTGGCCGATGCTGCTGATCGGCTGCGGCCTCGGCGCCGTGATGGTCGCCCTCGAAGTCGCGCTCAAGCGCCGGGCGTTCAGCTTCCCGGCGCTCACCGTGGGCATCGGCATGTACCTGCCGCTGTCGGTGGAGATGACCATCGGGCTCGGCGGCCTGCTCGGCTTCCTGTGCGCCCGCGCCCTGCGCCGCCGCGGCGCCGGGCCCGAGGACCTCGAAGCCTCCCGCCGCCGCGGCGTGCTCATCGCCTCCGGATTCCTGGTCGGCGAGAGCTTCGTCGGGATCGGCCTGACGGCCGTCGACGCGGCCTCCGGCCATTCCTCCACCCTAAGTCTCGTCGGCCCGGATTTTGCGCAGGCGGCGACGTATCTGGGCGCCGCGGTGTTCGCCGTCGGACTCTTCGCAACGGCCCGATTCATCCGCGGCCCCGTCGCGGTCTCCTCGCAGCGAAGACCTGTCGGCGCCCCCAATTTCCGCGCATAA